The sequence CAAAGTTACAGCCGGATTCAAATGGCAACCCGAAATGTGGCCGATAGCGAAAGCCATTGTGAGAACGGTAAGGCCGAAAGCCAATGCAACACCGACATAGCCGATGCCAGTTGTCGGAACACCACAAGCGAGAACTGCTGCGCCGCAGCCACCGAAAACGAGCCAAAATGTACCGATTGCTTCTGCGATAGATCTTTTTGCGAGAGACATTTTTTCTCCTTTGAAAATTTTGCCTTTAATATAAAAAAGCCTCGATCCTTCTGAAAGAGGAATCCGAGGCAAATGTGATGTAGTTTACAGAGATTAGAGAGCGATGATTTTTTCGTTTTCCATCAACTGTTCAAATGTCTGCCGTTCACGAATCACGTGCAATTCTCCATTTGAAAGAAGAATTTCCGGAGCGTAACGACGGCTATTATAATTGCTCGACATCGCACTTCCGTAAGCACCTGCATCGTGCAAAACCAAGAAATCGCCGACTTTAGCTTCGGGCAATTTCCGCGTTACGACAAAGCCGCCTTCTTCTTGCGTAAAGACATCACCCGATTCGCAAAGCGGACCTGCGACGATGACATCTTTTTCGGAATCCAATTTGCGTCCATCTTTTGAAACAATGGAAATCGCATGATAAGATCCGTAAAAAGACGGGCGCACGAGATCATTGAAGCCAGCGTCTACCAAATAGAACAATTTATCTTCTTGGAATTTTACCGCGCGAATTTCGGCGACGAGCACAGCGCTTTCTGCGACCAAGTAACGTCCCGGTTCCACTTCGAGAGCGACATCATGTCCGATCGATTGCGCAATATCTTTGCGGGCTTTATCCCACAAATCGTAATATGCTTTTACATCGATGCGGTTTCCTTTTTCGCTTTCTTTATACGGAATCGGAAGTCCTCCGCCTGCAGAAATCACGCGGAGATGTGAACCTAAACGGCGCGAAGCGTCGCGCATGGCATCGCAAACTTTGGAAAGATGTTCAAAGTCCGAGCCGCTGCCGATATGCATGTGCAGACCCGTAATCCACATTCCGTTTGCCTGCGCCAACTTAACGCAATCTTTAATCTGCGAATGCCAAACGCCGTGTTTCGAAAGCGGTCCACCCGTATTCGTTTTTTGCGAATGACCGTGGCCAAATCCCGGATTCACGCGAAGAGTCAAATTTGATTTCACTCCTGCGTCAGCGAGTTGCTGAATCATATCCGCCGAGCCGACGTTCACATGGATATTGTATTTCTTCACAAGTTCCAATGCGTCGCGGTCAAAAATATCCGCCGTGTAAACGATTTGCGGAACTTGCTTGTCGCTTTCGTCGCCTTTAAATCCTGCGCGTAAAGCGCGGACAATTTCACCAGCACTCACAGCATCCACTACAGCGCCACATTTTTTAATCAGCGAAATAATGGAAAGATTGGGGCAAGCTTTTTGAGCGAAACGAACTGTATCGAAGCACTTGAGTTCCTGAACACGCTTTTCGATAGTCGCCCGATCATAAAGCCAAAAAGGGGTGCCGTATTGCGCGACACCCTCTCGAATAATTTCGTCCGAAAAAATCGAATTAGACATTCTTGACGCTATTTTCGCCACCCTGACCGTCAGGAACGCGGTCCGGATTTGCTTGGTCAATTTCCCAGCTTCCGTCAAAGACGAATTTATATTGGTAAGAACCTGCAGCAAGACTTGTTTTCAAAGTCCACACGCCTTGTTCCCCTTTTGTCATCGCAGCCGGAGTCCAGTTGTTGAATTCGCCCGCGACTTCAACCTTTTGAGAATCGGGAGAATAAACGCTGAAGACGACTTCGGTCAATTCGACCTTGGACGCTTTCTTCGCTTTCGGAGCTGCTTTGACAACTTTTGCCGCCTTCGGAGCCTTTGCGACTTTTGCAACAGTCTTTTCAACTTTCGCCAGTTTGACAGCTTTCGGAGCAGCCTTCGGTGCAGCTTTTGCGGCAACTTTAGAAGCAGCCTTATTTGCCACCTTTTCCACTTTCGCCGGCTTGACAGCCTTCGCTACCGTTTCTTTTTTCGGAGCGGTTTTTGCAGCCTTTGCAGGGGCTTTCTTGGCAGGAGCCTTTCTCACAGTTTTCGTTTGAGTTGACATCGATCAACCTCCTTTTATTGTGCATAAAATAATAGCAAATTAAACTCAAATTGTGTATTTCCTTTTTTTAGTTTTTGTTTTTAGAAATGCTTCAAAAGAGAACAAAAACTCTTTCTATTTTTTGCGAAAACTTTTTCCGGAAGAATTCTTATGACAAAGCCTTCTGCAATCATTGCCCCGAGCGTTTTGAACGCAAACTTTCTCCGCTTACAAGATGAAATTTCTGCGATAGAAAAAGGCGGCGCAGGACTCGTTCACTTAGATATTATGGATGGACATTTCGTTCCTAATATCAGTTTCGGTCCCGACATTTCGAAGCAAATCGGCAAAGCGTCCTCTCTTCCGATGGATTGCCATTTGATGATTAGCAATCCCGAAATGTTCGTTGATGAATTTGCCAAAGCAGGCGCGCGTTACATTTCAATTCAAGCCGAATCAACGCATCACTTAGACCGCATTTTAAATCGCATTCGCGAACTCGGCGCAAAGCCCGCAGTAAGCATTAACCCTGCAACTCCCATCGAAAATATCAAATGGGTTTTGGATACGGTCGATATGGTGCTCGTGATGTCGGTGAATCCAGGCTTCGGCGGACAAAGTTTAATTCCCTATTGCTTGGATAAAATTCACGAATTGCGTTCTCTCAAACCGGAACTCGATATCGAAATTGACGGCGGCGTAAAATTGTCAAATATCCTCGATGCAAAAAAAGCGGGAGCCAATATCTTCGTCGTCGGCAGTGCGATTTTCAAAACAGAATCGCCCGAAGAAACTTGCCGTGAATTTGTGAATCAGGTGAAGTAAATTTCTGCGGAGAAATGATGTTAAACACATCCCTTTGCTACATCGAACAAAACGGTTCTTATCTGTTGCTTCACCGCGTAAAAAAGCAGAACGATATCAATCACGATAAATGGATTGGAATCGGCGGGAAATTTGAAGAAGGCGAAAGCCCCGAAGATTGCGTGCGGCGAGAAGCCCGCGAAGAAACGGGACTCGAACTTTTAGATTTAAAATACTGCGGAATCGTTACCTTCGTAAGCGACGGAATGAACGAAGTCGAATTTATGCATCTCTTTCGGGCGACAAAATTTTCGGGCGAATTGAAAGAATGCGACGAAGGCGTTTTAGAATGGATTCCCAAAGAAAAATTTGCAGAGCTTCCGCATTGGGATGGCGACCGCATTTTCTTAACTCTCATCGATCGCGAAGTTCCATTCTTTTCGTTAAAACTCACATATCGAGGGAACACTCTTACCGAAGCACTTCTCAACGAAAAGCCCGTTCAAGCTAGCGATTTCGCTTACGGTTCTCTTCCCGAATTTCCGCCGATGCGACGTCATGAACGCGAACTTTCCCGCGAAGATGCGATGGAAATTTTAACGCAAAATGAATACGGCATTCTTGCAACAGAAAATTCCATCGGTTATCCTTATGGAATTCCTTTGAGTTACGCCTTTGACGGGGAACATATTTGGTTTCACGGCGCAAAAGCGGGCGAAAAATTTAACGCCATTACAAGAAATTCCCGCGTGAGTTTTACCGTTGTCCGCAACACAAAAATTCATCCGGAAAAATTCAGCACTGCCTTTGAAAGTTGCATTGTCTTCGGACGCGTTCGTATTCCCAAAGATCCCAAAATCGGTTTGCGTTTACTCGTCAAAAAATACAGCCCCGAATTTCAAGAAGCGGGCGATGCTTACATTGAACGCGCTCTGCATAAAACCGGAGTTTTCCGCATTGACATTGAACACATTAGCGGGAAAAAACACGAATAATTTTTGTGAAAAAATTTTACGCAGCATCGCTCAAGCGATGCTTTTATTTTTCATTTTTCACCGCTTTATCGTAAGCGTGTAAAATCGTCGCCGACGAAATCGTGCCCACAATTTTCCCGGCGGAATTTTTCACATAAACTTCGTTAATCGAATGTTTCAGCATAAACTTCATCGCCGAATGCAAATCAACGCTCGCGGGGAGAAGCGGCGAATGCGTCACGCAATCCGAAACCAAAAGCACATTGGCTCCGCCTTCAATCGAAACGATATTGCGCAAAACTAAACTCCAATCGAGAACGCCTAAATATTCTTCGTCATCAAAAACCGGATAGGTATGCATCGTCGCTGAATCTGTAAATTCCACATTAAATGTATCGATATCTTTTTCCGCTTCGTGAATTGTCTTCTTCGCATCCAAGCAAAGCACTTTTGATTTCTGCATGACCGAGCCCACCGAAATTGTCCGCAGTAAATCGGGATCCATTTCTAAGCGATGCGCGGGCGACGAAAATTTGTTTAAAACTTGACTCCGATAAATTCCCCATTTGCGGCTAAACGCAACGTGGACAACTGCCGCAAGCATAATTCCCGGAAGCAGTTGATAGCTCCCCGTCATTTCGCAAACCATCACTACGCCGGCGAGCGGAGCCTTTGCTGCTCCCGCAAAAAATGCGCCCATTCCCACCAACGCCATCGCACCCGGTTCTTGTAAAACTCCGGGCAAAACCGTTTCGAAAGCAACTGCAAAAGCAGCCCCGAGAACACCGCCGAGAAAAAGCGAAGGACCGAAAACGCCGCCAGCACCGCCGCTTCCCACCGTAAACGATGTCGCCATAATTTTAGCGATGACGAGTCCGAGCAAAAATAAAATCGATGGCGAATGTTCTGGATCGACGAGTCGCGTCATGCTTTCAACGTAATCCCAAGTGCCGCCCATCGCCTGCGGGAAAAAGAATGCAACAGCACCGCAGAGAATGCCTCCGATTGCGGGCTTTGCCCAATTCGGAATTTTCCACGCGGTGAAAAAATCTTCGACTTTATAATAGAATTTGACGTAGAGATACGAAGCGGGAACGCAGAGAAGCCCGAGTAATGCGCAGCAAAAAAGATTCAAACTATTTACAAAATAAAAGTCGGGCACATTAAATGTCGGCGCTGTTCCAAAGACGCTCGAATAAACGGTAAAGCCGACAACCGAAGCGATAATTGAAGTTCCAAATGCGCTGCTTTCAAAATCTTCGCAGTAAAGAATTTCTACCGAAGTGAGCGCGCCCGCTAACGGCGCTTTAAAAATAGAACCCAATCCCGCAGCCATTCCTGCGAGTCCGAATTGACGCCGCACCGCTCGAGTCATTTTGAAAAAGCGGCAAATGGTCGAAGCAATTCCCGAACCGATTTGCGACACCGGACCTTCAAAGCCCGCGCTTCCGCCGCTGCCGAGAGTAATCGTACTCGCCAAAAGTTTCACGGGCGCAACGCGTTTCCGCAGTACTCCGCCGCGATGATGAAACGCATAAATGGAGCGATCCGTTCCTTGCCCCGCTGCCTCAGGAGTTTTTGCAAAAACAAAAAGTAAAAGCCCGACTAAAAGTCCGCCGATCGCTGGCGCAAGAAAAAGAAACGGACCCGAAAAAGTTTTATTCACAAACTCCGTCGTCGATTCCAAACAAATGCGAAATATTATGGCGACGCCACCGGTCACAAGTCCGATGAAAGCTGCCAAAAACATTTTTGGCATGTAAGAATTGATGATGAAAAGTCGGGAAATTTTTTTCATCGGAAGCTACTTGCGTTTTCGCCAAACAAAGAGAACGCCAGCCACCGATAGAACGAAAATCGCCACGATAATCCAAAACGAATACGGATTATTTTCGCCCAGTCCAAATGGAAATTTCACATTCATGCCGAAGATACTCGCGACGAAAGTCGGAATGGTAATCGCAATCGTGATAATGTTTAGTGTTCGCATTAACACGTTCATATTGTTGTTCACCACACTCGCCCGCGCATCCATTAACGATGCCAAAATGTTTGCGTAAATTTCGGCCTGCTGCAAACTTTGCCGATTTTCAATCACCACGTCATCTAAGAGCTCGCGTTCGTTTTCGTTAAACTGCATGCCGCGACCCATCTGCAATTTTTTGAGCAACGCTTCGTTCGAATTGAGCGCGCTCACGTAATAAATCAAGCCCTTATTGAGAGTGAACATATATTGCAGATATTTATTGTCGAGAGTATTCTGCAATTTATCTTCGAGTTCTTCGCTAATCCGATTCATAATCTTCAAGTGCTCGTTGAAGTGGTAAACGGAATAGTTCAAAAGTTTAATGACAAATGTATTGAGGCTGTCGATTTTAGAGAAACGGCGGGAATCCATCAGCGGAATTTCTGCATCCGAAAGGAGAAGCACCCAGTCTTCGAACAAGAAAATTCCAAAAGACTCCACGCGGAATTCAAAATTATCTTCGGAAGTATAATTGCGCGGTTTCTTAAAAACGATGGTGGTAAAATCATCATCGTATTCCACACGCGAAAGTTCGTCATTATCGAA comes from Hallerella porci and encodes:
- the lysA gene encoding diaminopimelate decarboxylase, which translates into the protein MSNSIFSDEIIREGVAQYGTPFWLYDRATIEKRVQELKCFDTVRFAQKACPNLSIISLIKKCGAVVDAVSAGEIVRALRAGFKGDESDKQVPQIVYTADIFDRDALELVKKYNIHVNVGSADMIQQLADAGVKSNLTLRVNPGFGHGHSQKTNTGGPLSKHGVWHSQIKDCVKLAQANGMWITGLHMHIGSGSDFEHLSKVCDAMRDASRRLGSHLRVISAGGGLPIPYKESEKGNRIDVKAYYDLWDKARKDIAQSIGHDVALEVEPGRYLVAESAVLVAEIRAVKFQEDKLFYLVDAGFNDLVRPSFYGSYHAISIVSKDGRKLDSEKDVIVAGPLCESGDVFTQEEGGFVVTRKLPEAKVGDFLVLHDAGAYGSAMSSNYNSRRYAPEILLSNGELHVIRERQTFEQLMENEKIIAL
- the rpe gene encoding ribulose-phosphate 3-epimerase, producing the protein MTKPSAIIAPSVLNANFLRLQDEISAIEKGGAGLVHLDIMDGHFVPNISFGPDISKQIGKASSLPMDCHLMISNPEMFVDEFAKAGARYISIQAESTHHLDRILNRIRELGAKPAVSINPATPIENIKWVLDTVDMVLVMSVNPGFGGQSLIPYCLDKIHELRSLKPELDIEIDGGVKLSNILDAKKAGANIFVVGSAIFKTESPEETCREFVNQVK
- a CDS encoding magnesium transporter CorA family protein; its protein translation is MLKYYKIENGRITKASDEDSADIVLMGSPSQEQRGALVKKYEIAEHTIASAFDNDELSRVEYDDDFTTIVFKKPRNYTSEDNFEFRVESFGIFLFEDWVLLLSDAEIPLMDSRRFSKIDSLNTFVIKLLNYSVYHFNEHLKIMNRISEELEDKLQNTLDNKYLQYMFTLNKGLIYYVSALNSNEALLKKLQMGRGMQFNENERELLDDVVIENRQSLQQAEIYANILASLMDARASVVNNNMNVLMRTLNIITIAITIPTFVASIFGMNVKFPFGLGENNPYSFWIIVAIFVLSVAGVLFVWRKRK
- a CDS encoding glycogen-binding domain-containing protein; translated protein: MSTQTKTVRKAPAKKAPAKAAKTAPKKETVAKAVKPAKVEKVANKAASKVAAKAAPKAAPKAVKLAKVEKTVAKVAKAPKAAKVVKAAPKAKKASKVELTEVVFSVYSPDSQKVEVAGEFNNWTPAAMTKGEQGVWTLKTSLAAGSYQYKFVFDGSWEIDQANPDRVPDGQGGENSVKNV
- a CDS encoding chloride channel protein, coding for MKKISRLFIINSYMPKMFLAAFIGLVTGGVAIIFRICLESTTEFVNKTFSGPFLFLAPAIGGLLVGLLLFVFAKTPEAAGQGTDRSIYAFHHRGGVLRKRVAPVKLLASTITLGSGGSAGFEGPVSQIGSGIASTICRFFKMTRAVRRQFGLAGMAAGLGSIFKAPLAGALTSVEILYCEDFESSAFGTSIIASVVGFTVYSSVFGTAPTFNVPDFYFVNSLNLFCCALLGLLCVPASYLYVKFYYKVEDFFTAWKIPNWAKPAIGGILCGAVAFFFPQAMGGTWDYVESMTRLVDPEHSPSILFLLGLVIAKIMATSFTVGSGGAGGVFGPSLFLGGVLGAAFAVAFETVLPGVLQEPGAMALVGMGAFFAGAAKAPLAGVVMVCEMTGSYQLLPGIMLAAVVHVAFSRKWGIYRSQVLNKFSSPAHRLEMDPDLLRTISVGSVMQKSKVLCLDAKKTIHEAEKDIDTFNVEFTDSATMHTYPVFDDEEYLGVLDWSLVLRNIVSIEGGANVLLVSDCVTHSPLLPASVDLHSAMKFMLKHSINEVYVKNSAGKIVGTISSATILHAYDKAVKNEK
- a CDS encoding NUDIX domain-containing protein, giving the protein MLNTSLCYIEQNGSYLLLHRVKKQNDINHDKWIGIGGKFEEGESPEDCVRREAREETGLELLDLKYCGIVTFVSDGMNEVEFMHLFRATKFSGELKECDEGVLEWIPKEKFAELPHWDGDRIFLTLIDREVPFFSLKLTYRGNTLTEALLNEKPVQASDFAYGSLPEFPPMRRHERELSREDAMEILTQNEYGILATENSIGYPYGIPLSYAFDGEHIWFHGAKAGEKFNAITRNSRVSFTVVRNTKIHPEKFSTAFESCIVFGRVRIPKDPKIGLRLLVKKYSPEFQEAGDAYIERALHKTGVFRIDIEHISGKKHE